A genomic region of Homo sapiens chromosome 4, GRCh38.p14 Primary Assembly contains the following coding sequences:
- the HNRNPDL gene encoding heterogeneous nuclear ribonucleoprotein D-like isoform b (isoform b is encoded by transcript variant 4): MEVPPRLSHVPPPLFPSAPATLASRSLSHWRPRPPRQLAPLLPSLAPSSARQGARRAQRHVTAQQPSRLAGGAAIKGGRRRRPDLFRRHFKSSSIQRSAAAAAATRTARQHPPADSSVTMEDMNEYSNIEEFAEGSKINASKNQQDDGKMFIGGLSWDTSKKDLTEYLSRFGEVVDCTIKTDPVTGRSRGFGFVLFKDAASVDKVLELKEHKLDGKLIDPKRAKALKGKEPPKKVFVGGLSPDTSEEQIKEYFGAFGEIENIELPMDTKTNERRGFCFITYTDEEPVKKLLESRYHQIGSGKCEIKVAQPKEVYRQQQQQQKGGRGAAAGGRGGTRGRGRGQQSTYGKASRGGGNHQNNYQPY; this comes from the exons ATGGAGGTCCCGCCCAGGCTTTCCCATGTGCCGCCGCCATTGTTCCCCTCCGCTCCCGCTACTTTAGCCTCCCGCAGCCTCTCCCATTGGCGGCCGCGGCCGCCGCGGCAGCTAGCCCCGCTCCTCCCTTCGCTCGCTCCCAGCTCCGCCCGGCAGGGGGCGCGCCGGGCCCAGCGCCACGTCACCGCCCAGCAGCCCTCCCGATTGGCGGGCGGGGCGGCTATAAAGGGAGGGCGCAGGCGGCGCCCGGATCTCTTCCGCCGCCATTTTAAATCCAGCTCCATACAACGCTccgccgccgctgctgccgcGACCCGGACTGCGCGCCAGCACCCCCCTGCCGACAGCTCCGTCACTATGGAGGATATGAACGAGTACAGCAATATAGAGGAATTCGCAGAGGGATCCAAGATCAACGCGAGCAAGAATCAGCAGGATGACGG TAAAATGTTTATTGGAGGCTTGAGCTGGGATACAAGCAAAAAAGATCTGACAGAGTACTTGTCTCGATTTGGGGAAGTTGTAGACTGCACAATTAAAACAGATCCAGTCACTGGGAGATCAAGAGGATTTGGATTTGTGCTTTTCAAAGATGCTGCTAGTGTTGATAAG GTTTTGGAACTGAAAGAACACAAACTGGATGGCAAATTGATAGATCCCAAAAGGGCCAAAGCTTTAAAAGGGAAAGAACCTCCCAAAAAGGTTTTTGTGGGTGGATTGAGCCCGGATACTTCTGAAGaacaaattaaagaatattttggaGCCTTTGGAGAG ATTGAAAATATTGAACTTCCCATggatacaaaaacaaatgaaagaagaggATTTTGTTTTATCACATATACTGATGAAGAGCCAgtaaaaaaattgttagaaagcAGATACCATCAAATTGGTTCTGGGAAG TGTGAAATCAAAGTTGCACAACCCAAAGAGGTATATaggcagcaacagcaacaacaaaaaggtgGAAGAGGTGCTGCAGCTGGTGGACGAGGTGGTACGAGGGGTCGTGGCCGAG GCCAACAGAGCACTTATGGCAAGGCATCTCGAGGGGGTGGCAATCACCAAAACAATTACCAGCCATACTAA
- the HNRNPDL gene encoding heterogeneous nuclear ribonucleoprotein D-like isoform a (isoform a is encoded by transcript variant 2) — protein MEVPPRLSHVPPPLFPSAPATLASRSLSHWRPRPPRQLAPLLPSLAPSSARQGARRAQRHVTAQQPSRLAGGAAIKGGRRRRPDLFRRHFKSSSIQRSAAAAAATRTARQHPPADSSVTMEDMNEYSNIEEFAEGSKINASKNQQDDGKMFIGGLSWDTSKKDLTEYLSRFGEVVDCTIKTDPVTGRSRGFGFVLFKDAASVDKVLELKEHKLDGKLIDPKRAKALKGKEPPKKVFVGGLSPDTSEEQIKEYFGAFGEIENIELPMDTKTNERRGFCFITYTDEEPVKKLLESRYHQIGSGKCEIKVAQPKEVYRQQQQQQKGGRGAAAGGRGGTRGRGRGQGQNWNQGFNNYYDQGYGNYNSAYGGDQNYSGYGGYDYTGYNYGNYGYGQGYADYSGQQSTYGKASRGGGNHQNNYQPY, from the exons ATGGAGGTCCCGCCCAGGCTTTCCCATGTGCCGCCGCCATTGTTCCCCTCCGCTCCCGCTACTTTAGCCTCCCGCAGCCTCTCCCATTGGCGGCCGCGGCCGCCGCGGCAGCTAGCCCCGCTCCTCCCTTCGCTCGCTCCCAGCTCCGCCCGGCAGGGGGCGCGCCGGGCCCAGCGCCACGTCACCGCCCAGCAGCCCTCCCGATTGGCGGGCGGGGCGGCTATAAAGGGAGGGCGCAGGCGGCGCCCGGATCTCTTCCGCCGCCATTTTAAATCCAGCTCCATACAACGCTccgccgccgctgctgccgcGACCCGGACTGCGCGCCAGCACCCCCCTGCCGACAGCTCCGTCACTATGGAGGATATGAACGAGTACAGCAATATAGAGGAATTCGCAGAGGGATCCAAGATCAACGCGAGCAAGAATCAGCAGGATGACGG TAAAATGTTTATTGGAGGCTTGAGCTGGGATACAAGCAAAAAAGATCTGACAGAGTACTTGTCTCGATTTGGGGAAGTTGTAGACTGCACAATTAAAACAGATCCAGTCACTGGGAGATCAAGAGGATTTGGATTTGTGCTTTTCAAAGATGCTGCTAGTGTTGATAAG GTTTTGGAACTGAAAGAACACAAACTGGATGGCAAATTGATAGATCCCAAAAGGGCCAAAGCTTTAAAAGGGAAAGAACCTCCCAAAAAGGTTTTTGTGGGTGGATTGAGCCCGGATACTTCTGAAGaacaaattaaagaatattttggaGCCTTTGGAGAG ATTGAAAATATTGAACTTCCCATggatacaaaaacaaatgaaagaagaggATTTTGTTTTATCACATATACTGATGAAGAGCCAgtaaaaaaattgttagaaagcAGATACCATCAAATTGGTTCTGGGAAG TGTGAAATCAAAGTTGCACAACCCAAAGAGGTATATaggcagcaacagcaacaacaaaaaggtgGAAGAGGTGCTGCAGCTGGTGGACGAGGTGGTACGAGGGGTCGTGGCCGAG GTCAGGGCCAAAACTGGAACCAAGGATTTAATAACTATTATGATCAAGGATATGGAAATTACAATAGTGCCTATGGTGGTGATCAAAACTATAGTGGCTATGGCGGATATGATTATACTGGGTATAACTATGGGAACTATGGATATGGACAGGGATATGCAGACTACAGTG GCCAACAGAGCACTTATGGCAAGGCATCTCGAGGGGGTGGCAATCACCAAAACAATTACCAGCCATACTAA